In Mastomys coucha isolate ucsf_1 unplaced genomic scaffold, UCSF_Mcou_1 pScaffold20, whole genome shotgun sequence, one DNA window encodes the following:
- the Pex26 gene encoding peroxisome assembly protein 26 isoform X1 — MAMKSDASTSAAPLKGLVGPLRSSEPALALPAVSPAVHLLEEAADLLVVHLDFHAALETCERAWQSLAEEPASGTIVEVKCSLCVVGIQALAEMDRWREALSWVLQYYQVPEKLPPKVLELCILLYSKMKEPGTVLGVAGAWLQDPDNQGLPEYGSLAKLHLLQLLLPLGRLSEAEELAVGCAAFSEEQQVEVLQAIHTARQQPTKEHSNPQEPQELSQEGSFSHKLLSLLVLLRRLWGSVVSHLVSQPFRKGLLAALILCLLVLRFDPAAPSSLPLLYQLTQLFRRIQNATLSRLYPLTLRD; from the exons ATGGCTATGAAGAGCGACGCCTCGACTTCTGCAGCCCCTTTGAAAGGGCTCGTGGGCCCTCTGCGGAGCAGCGAGCCCGCGCTCGCCCTCCCGGCCGTGTCACCCGCGGTGCACCTGCTGGAAGAGGCGGCCGACCTGTTGGTGGTGCACCTGGACTTCCATGCCGCACTAGAGACTTGCGAACGAGCCTGGCAGAGCCTGGCGGAGGAGCCCGCGAGTGGCAC CATCGTGGAGGTGAAATGCTCCCTGTGTGTCGTGGGGATCCAGGCTCTGGCAGAAATGGATCGATGGAGAGAAGCCCTGTCCTGGGTCCTCCAGTATTATCAGGTTCCTGAAAAGCTGCCTCCCAAAGTCCTGGAGCTGTG CATCCTTTTGTACAGCAAAATGAAAGAACCTGGAACTGTGCTAGGTGTGGCCGGTGCCTGGCTCCAAGACCCAGATAACCAGGGCCTTCCTGAATATGGATCATTGGCCAAACTTCACCTGCTCCAGCTGCTGCTACCCTTGGGTCGCTTGTCAGAGGCCGAGGAGCTGGCAGTGGGCTGTGCGGCCTTCAGCGAGGAGCAGCAGGTGGAAGTGCTCCAGGCCATCCACACAGCACGACAACAGCCCACGAAGGAGCACTCGAACCCCCAGGAGCCCCAGGAGCTGAGCCAGGAAG GTTCCTTCTCTCATAAGTTGCTGTCACTGCTGGTGCTGCTTCGACGGCTTTGGGGCTCTGTGGTGAGCCACCTCGTCTCTCAGCCCTTCAGAAAGGGCCTCCTGGCTGCCTTGATCCTCTGCCTCTTGGTTCTACGGTTTGACCCAG cAGCTCCTTCTTCGCTGCCCCTCCTCTACCAGCTGACCCAGCTCTTCCGCCGGATCCAGAATGCCACACTTTCTCGGCTCTACCCACTCACCCTCCGGGACTGA
- the Pex26 gene encoding peroxisome assembly protein 26 isoform X2 — protein sequence MAMKSDASTSAAPLKGLVGPLRSSEPALALPAVSPAVHLLEEAADLLVVHLDFHAALETCERAWQSLAEEPASGTIVEVKCSLCVVGIQALAEMDRWREALSWVLQYYQVPEKLPPKVLELCILLYSKMKEPGTVLGVAGAWLQDPDNQGLPEYGSLAKLHLLQLLLPLGRLSEAEELAVGCAAFSEEQQVEVLQAIHTARQQPTKEHSNPQEPQELSQEGSFSHKLLSLLVLLRRLWGSVVSHLVSQPFRKGLLAALILCLLVLRFDPAPSSLPLLYQLTQLFRRIQNATLSRLYPLTLRD from the exons ATGGCTATGAAGAGCGACGCCTCGACTTCTGCAGCCCCTTTGAAAGGGCTCGTGGGCCCTCTGCGGAGCAGCGAGCCCGCGCTCGCCCTCCCGGCCGTGTCACCCGCGGTGCACCTGCTGGAAGAGGCGGCCGACCTGTTGGTGGTGCACCTGGACTTCCATGCCGCACTAGAGACTTGCGAACGAGCCTGGCAGAGCCTGGCGGAGGAGCCCGCGAGTGGCAC CATCGTGGAGGTGAAATGCTCCCTGTGTGTCGTGGGGATCCAGGCTCTGGCAGAAATGGATCGATGGAGAGAAGCCCTGTCCTGGGTCCTCCAGTATTATCAGGTTCCTGAAAAGCTGCCTCCCAAAGTCCTGGAGCTGTG CATCCTTTTGTACAGCAAAATGAAAGAACCTGGAACTGTGCTAGGTGTGGCCGGTGCCTGGCTCCAAGACCCAGATAACCAGGGCCTTCCTGAATATGGATCATTGGCCAAACTTCACCTGCTCCAGCTGCTGCTACCCTTGGGTCGCTTGTCAGAGGCCGAGGAGCTGGCAGTGGGCTGTGCGGCCTTCAGCGAGGAGCAGCAGGTGGAAGTGCTCCAGGCCATCCACACAGCACGACAACAGCCCACGAAGGAGCACTCGAACCCCCAGGAGCCCCAGGAGCTGAGCCAGGAAG GTTCCTTCTCTCATAAGTTGCTGTCACTGCTGGTGCTGCTTCGACGGCTTTGGGGCTCTGTGGTGAGCCACCTCGTCTCTCAGCCCTTCAGAAAGGGCCTCCTGGCTGCCTTGATCCTCTGCCTCTTGGTTCTACGGTTTGACCCAG CTCCTTCTTCGCTGCCCCTCCTCTACCAGCTGACCCAGCTCTTCCGCCGGATCCAGAATGCCACACTTTCTCGGCTCTACCCACTCACCCTCCGGGACTGA